From Planctomycetota bacterium, one genomic window encodes:
- a CDS encoding site-2 protease family protein, which produces MPGSTPTVDPLVVLPGRRRMPRLSLQGLLWCATALTTFAAGVVGWQPVVLGFDADLMSALPGHWDRGVVYMLAVLAVLGAHEAGHFMAARLHGIPATLPFFIPVPVMLTGTLGAVIGMEGSRADRRELFDIALAGPLAGLVLAVPALVVGLLVGTPAADPLFAMPPLAEWLMRLVRPDLLSAAGIDPNPLYMAGWVGLLVTGLNMIPVSQLDGGHVVYALLGRRANWVARTLLLAAITAVVVLGRFNWVIMVVLVTLIGVDHPPIREEDRPLDRFRTVLGFLSLAIPLVTFMPEPLRI; this is translated from the coding sequence ATGCCAGGTTCGACCCCCACCGTCGATCCGCTCGTCGTCCTGCCCGGGCGCCGGCGGATGCCGCGCCTCTCGCTTCAGGGGCTGCTGTGGTGCGCCACGGCACTGACCACGTTCGCCGCGGGAGTCGTGGGCTGGCAGCCGGTGGTACTCGGCTTCGATGCCGACCTCATGTCGGCCCTCCCCGGACACTGGGACCGCGGGGTCGTCTACATGCTGGCTGTGCTGGCAGTGCTCGGCGCCCACGAGGCGGGGCACTTCATGGCCGCCCGGCTGCACGGCATCCCGGCGACGCTGCCGTTTTTCATCCCCGTGCCGGTGATGCTCACCGGCACGCTCGGGGCCGTGATCGGCATGGAGGGCTCGCGGGCCGACCGCCGCGAGCTGTTCGACATCGCCCTGGCCGGTCCGCTGGCGGGGTTGGTCTTGGCGGTCCCGGCGCTGGTGGTCGGGCTCCTCGTCGGCACCCCGGCGGCGGATCCGCTGTTCGCGATGCCGCCGCTCGCCGAATGGCTGATGCGGCTGGTCCGCCCCGATCTGCTGTCGGCCGCGGGCATCGATCCCAATCCGCTGTACATGGCCGGGTGGGTGGGCCTGCTCGTGACCGGTCTCAACATGATCCCCGTCAGCCAGCTCGACGGCGGGCATGTCGTCTACGCGCTGCTCGGCCGCCGTGCCAACTGGGTCGCGCGGACGCTGCTGCTGGCGGCGATCACCGCCGTCGTCGTCCTCGGCAGGTTCAACTGGGTGATCATGGTGGTCCTGGTGACGTTGATCGGCGTCGACCACCCGCCGATCCGCGAGGAGGATCGGCCGCTCGATCGCTTCCGGACCGTCCTCGGGTTCCTCTCGCTGGCGATCCCGCTGGTGACGTTCATGCCCGAACCGCTGCGGATCTAG